A genomic segment from Necator americanus strain Aroian chromosome III, whole genome shotgun sequence encodes:
- a CDS encoding hypothetical protein (NECATOR_CHRIII.G10968.T1): MVALLLARRTEDVTTGAETSNKEDQTSQNSDEDPSQNAKSQKISTTVVLSNSIPVVICYRCGEIETFLDDVSGIENGTVDAGFREREGVILLRRKGTINNKNCFNREVLDKSKLLKSQAADDGLIITSERMCLTSSGGRGRAMLRSVQTFRASYIISADTALYRSSLIGLLSLQGKITARKTSCLMPRHSPDAFESIRINV; this comes from the exons ATGGTAGCTTTATTGTTGGCGAGGAG AACTGAAGATGTAACCAC CGGAGCTGAAACTTCTAATAAG GAAGACCAGACATCACAAAATAGTGATGAAGACCCTTCACAGAACGcaaaaagccaaaaaatcTCTACGACGGTAGTTCTAAG CAATAGCATCCCAGTTGTGATATGTTACCGCTGTGGAGAAATTGAAACGTTCCTCGATGATGTAAGCGGAATTGAGAATGGGACTGTGGACGCCGGTTTCAGAGAACGCGAAG GTGTGATTTTGTTGCGTCGGAAGGGCAccataaacaataaaaactgcTTTAACCGAGAGGTTTTGGACAAGTCTAAACTACTGAAAAGCC AAGCAGCAGATGATGGCTTGATCATCACCAGCGAGAGGATGTGTCTGACTAGCAGTGGTGGCCGAGGCAGAGCGATGCTACGAAGCGTCCAAACTTTTCGAGCTT CATACATCATTTCTGCTGATACAGCTCTATACAGATCTTCTTTGATAGGATTGTTATCCTTGCAAGGAAAGATCACTGCCAGAAAAACTTCCTGTTTAATGCCCAGGCATAGT CCCGATGCGTTTGAATCTATTCGAATCAACGTTTAG
- a CDS encoding hypothetical protein (NECATOR_CHRIII.G10968.T2), whose amino-acid sequence MVALLLARRTEDVTTGAETSNKEDQTSQNSDEDPSQNAKSQKISTTVVLSNSIPVVICYRCGEIETFLDDVSGIENGTVDAGFREREGVILLRRKGTINNKNCFNREVLDKSKLLKSQAADDGLIITSERMCLTSSGGRGRAMLRSVQTFRASYIISADTALYRSSLIGLLSLQGKITARKTSCLMPRHSVLPDALILFDSPCLARCV is encoded by the exons ATGGTAGCTTTATTGTTGGCGAGGAG AACTGAAGATGTAACCAC CGGAGCTGAAACTTCTAATAAG GAAGACCAGACATCACAAAATAGTGATGAAGACCCTTCACAGAACGcaaaaagccaaaaaatcTCTACGACGGTAGTTCTAAG CAATAGCATCCCAGTTGTGATATGTTACCGCTGTGGAGAAATTGAAACGTTCCTCGATGATGTAAGCGGAATTGAGAATGGGACTGTGGACGCCGGTTTCAGAGAACGCGAAG GTGTGATTTTGTTGCGTCGGAAGGGCAccataaacaataaaaactgcTTTAACCGAGAGGTTTTGGACAAGTCTAAACTACTGAAAAGCC AAGCAGCAGATGATGGCTTGATCATCACCAGCGAGAGGATGTGTCTGACTAGCAGTGGTGGCCGAGGCAGAGCGATGCTACGAAGCGTCCAAACTTTTCGAGCTT CATACATCATTTCTGCTGATACAGCTCTATACAGATCTTCTTTGATAGGATTGTTATCCTTGCAAGGAAAGATCACTGCCAGAAAAACTTCCTGTTTAATGCCCAGGCATAGT GTATTGCCGGATGCTTTGATTCTCTTTGATTCTCCATGTTTAGCCCGATGCGTTTGA